From Sporosarcina sp. Marseille-Q4943, the proteins below share one genomic window:
- a CDS encoding ribonuclease J has product MAKTKNEVIKVIPLGGVGEIGKAMYVIEIDDELFIVDAGLMFPEGEMLGIDIVIPDLTYIEENKDRVKGIFLTHGHEDAIGSIAYLLQKVQAPVYGSKLTLALAKEHLKEMPAPAGVKFFEVTNKSRMNFKQTYVTFFHTTHSIPDSLGIVFHTSEGAIVHTGEFKFDQSAKGKYRPDFAKMAALGEEGVFILMSDSNEAERPGYTTSESVIEEHLSNTFHSAEGRILVALYASNFIRIQQVFDKALETGKKVAVVGKSLESYFEVGKRLGYLQIDEETVISVKDIGKYSDDQIVIIVTGNQGEPLDALEKIVRKFHKDIKIKETDTVLITFTPSPSMEVSMYQMANELSKAGANVLTASKNVHVSGHGSQEDLKLMLNLMRPKYFIPIQGEYKMLIAHSKLAQQVGLQKSQIFIADKGDIVEYKNNKMRMSGRVQAGNILIDGIGVGDVGNIVLRDRKLLSQDGIFTVVITLSRRQKRIAAGPEIVSRGFVYVRESEELLDESRKLVRKIVEKYVNKDTFEWTNIKQEIRDTLSSYLFQQTKRRPMIIPIIMEY; this is encoded by the coding sequence GTGGCAAAAACAAAAAATGAAGTTATAAAAGTAATTCCGTTAGGAGGGGTCGGGGAAATCGGAAAAGCGATGTACGTCATCGAAATCGACGACGAGCTCTTCATCGTCGACGCGGGACTCATGTTCCCCGAAGGCGAAATGCTCGGTATTGACATCGTTATACCAGACCTGACATACATCGAGGAAAACAAAGATCGGGTAAAAGGGATCTTCCTGACGCATGGACACGAAGATGCAATCGGATCGATCGCCTATCTTCTACAAAAAGTGCAAGCACCTGTATACGGATCCAAGCTGACGCTCGCCCTCGCCAAAGAGCATCTGAAAGAGATGCCGGCACCTGCAGGCGTGAAGTTCTTTGAAGTGACGAATAAAAGCCGGATGAATTTCAAACAGACCTATGTGACATTCTTCCATACGACACATAGCATTCCGGATTCCCTCGGCATCGTCTTCCATACTAGTGAAGGTGCAATTGTTCATACGGGAGAATTCAAATTTGATCAATCCGCAAAAGGGAAATATCGACCGGACTTTGCAAAAATGGCTGCTTTGGGAGAAGAAGGCGTCTTCATCCTTATGTCCGATTCGAATGAAGCTGAACGTCCAGGCTATACAACTTCCGAATCTGTTATAGAAGAACATTTGTCAAACACATTCCATAGCGCAGAAGGTCGTATCCTTGTAGCGTTGTATGCTTCCAACTTCATCCGGATTCAACAGGTCTTCGACAAAGCACTTGAAACAGGCAAAAAAGTTGCAGTAGTCGGAAAGAGCCTGGAAAGCTATTTTGAAGTCGGCAAGCGATTAGGGTATTTGCAAATTGACGAAGAAACGGTCATCTCCGTAAAAGATATCGGCAAGTATTCCGATGATCAAATCGTAATCATCGTTACGGGCAATCAAGGCGAGCCGCTCGATGCGCTTGAAAAAATCGTCCGTAAATTCCATAAGGATATTAAAATAAAAGAGACAGACACAGTCCTTATTACATTCACGCCATCCCCAAGCATGGAAGTGTCGATGTATCAAATGGCGAATGAATTATCGAAAGCCGGCGCAAACGTCCTCACCGCTTCGAAGAATGTCCACGTATCGGGACATGGCAGCCAGGAAGACTTGAAACTGATGCTGAACTTAATGCGGCCAAAGTATTTCATTCCTATCCAAGGGGAATACAAAATGCTGATTGCCCATTCGAAACTGGCACAGCAGGTCGGATTGCAAAAATCCCAGATCTTCATTGCGGACAAAGGAGATATCGTAGAATATAAAAATAATAAGATGCGGATGAGCGGCCGTGTACAAGCCGGGAATATCCTGATTGACGGAATCGGTGTCGGCGATGTTGGCAATATCGTCCTGCGTGATAGGAAACTATTGTCGCAAGACGGCATTTTCACTGTCGTTATTACGTTAAGCCGCAGACAGAAAAGAATTGCTGCAGGTCCGGAAATCGTCTCCCGTGGATTCGTTTATGTGAGGGAGTCAGAGGAGCTGCTTGATGAGTCGAGGAAACTCGTACGGAAAATCGTGGAAAAGTATGTGAATAAAGATACGTTCGAATGGACAAACATAAAGCAAGAGATCCGTGATACGTTGAGCTCTTATTTATTCCAACAAACGAAGAGAAGGCCGATGATCATTCCGATTATTATGGAATACTGA
- the dapA gene encoding 4-hydroxy-tetrahydrodipicolinate synthase: MELGQIGTAMVTPFSKSGDIDFDLTEQLIEHLIATGTDSLIVCGTTGESPTLNHQEKSNIFKYAIEIVKKRIPVIAGTGTFNTAETIKLTKQADQLGADGIMLVTPYYNKPDQKGIVTHFTHIARETDLPILLYNIPGRAAVNMEADTVIELSKIKNIRAVKEASGSLDQMSEIISGTDNGFKVYSGDDALTLPLLSIGGDGVISVASHIVGAEMQQMINAFKAGNTAMAALMHRTLLPLFHAVFSAPNPVPVKYALNKMGIETGGVRMPLTAFGTDAAAFDAVWDKFKSNERVFE; encoded by the coding sequence ATGGAACTTGGACAAATAGGCACAGCGATGGTCACTCCTTTTTCAAAGTCTGGAGACATCGATTTTGACTTGACTGAGCAACTGATCGAGCACTTGATCGCAACGGGGACAGATTCATTGATCGTCTGTGGAACTACAGGGGAATCGCCCACCTTAAATCATCAAGAGAAATCGAATATATTCAAATACGCAATAGAAATCGTCAAAAAAAGAATTCCCGTCATCGCCGGAACTGGCACTTTCAATACGGCGGAAACAATCAAATTGACAAAGCAGGCAGATCAACTAGGTGCTGACGGAATCATGCTTGTGACCCCTTATTACAATAAGCCCGACCAAAAAGGAATTGTTACACATTTTACTCATATAGCAAGGGAAACGGATCTTCCAATACTTCTATACAACATCCCTGGCAGGGCAGCGGTCAATATGGAAGCGGACACCGTCATCGAACTATCGAAAATAAAAAACATCCGCGCTGTCAAGGAAGCTAGCGGGAGCCTTGACCAAATGTCCGAAATCATTTCGGGAACGGACAATGGATTCAAAGTGTATAGCGGAGATGATGCATTGACCTTGCCTTTATTATCAATCGGTGGTGATGGCGTCATTTCCGTAGCCTCCCATATCGTCGGAGCTGAAATGCAGCAAATGATCAATGCATTCAAAGCAGGAAATACGGCAATGGCTGCATTGATGCACAGAACATTGCTTCCGTTATTCCACGCAGTATTTTCCGCTCCAAATCCCGTCCCGGTCAAGTATGCCCTTAACAAGATGGGAATCGAAACGGGAGGCGTCCGGATGCCATTAACCGCTTTCGGAACAGACGCCGCCGCCTTCGATGCAGTATGGGATAAATTCAAAAGCAACGAGCGTGTTTTTGAATAA
- a CDS encoding aspartate-semialdehyde dehydrogenase, with translation MKNTNLNVAIVGATGAVGTKILEKLMERNFPAKSIKLLASKRSAGLEITVGGQTYVVEETVPESFEGVDIAFFSAGGSISQKFAHEAVKRGAVVIDNTSAFRMDENIPLVVPEVNPQTLKDHSGIIANPNCSTIQMVAALQPIKEKFGINRIIVSTYQAVSGAGAEAIDELEQQSTQFEDRANIKAELLPSASAERHYPIAFNAIPQIDVFDESGYTLEELKMMNETKKIFGDQQMAVTATCVRLPVVTGHSESVYIETDDENATVADIRSAMEGAPGVVVQDNPSAQLYPMPLFAEGKDEIFVGRIRKDPKHPAGFHMWIVSDNLLKGAALNSVQIAEELIK, from the coding sequence ATGAAGAATACTAATTTGAATGTGGCAATTGTTGGAGCGACTGGAGCAGTAGGAACAAAAATTCTTGAAAAGCTAATGGAACGGAATTTCCCTGCAAAGTCCATAAAGTTACTTGCTTCCAAAAGATCCGCTGGACTTGAAATTACAGTCGGCGGTCAAACATATGTTGTCGAAGAAACGGTTCCTGAATCTTTTGAGGGCGTCGATATCGCATTTTTCAGTGCGGGAGGCTCCATTTCCCAAAAGTTTGCCCATGAAGCGGTGAAACGCGGTGCGGTCGTTATCGATAATACGAGCGCATTCAGAATGGATGAAAACATTCCACTCGTCGTTCCAGAAGTAAATCCACAAACATTGAAGGACCATTCTGGAATCATCGCGAACCCGAACTGTTCAACGATTCAAATGGTTGCAGCGCTTCAACCGATCAAAGAGAAATTTGGCATCAACCGGATCATCGTCTCGACATATCAAGCAGTTTCGGGGGCGGGTGCGGAAGCAATCGACGAACTTGAGCAGCAAAGCACGCAGTTCGAGGACCGCGCGAATATCAAAGCGGAATTACTTCCAAGTGCTTCTGCAGAACGTCATTATCCGATCGCGTTCAACGCTATTCCTCAAATCGATGTTTTCGATGAATCGGGGTACACTTTAGAGGAACTGAAAATGATGAATGAAACGAAAAAAATATTCGGCGATCAGCAGATGGCAGTCACTGCGACATGTGTCCGTCTTCCTGTTGTGACAGGCCATTCTGAATCTGTCTATATCGAAACGGACGATGAAAATGCTACTGTAGCCGATATCCGTTCCGCAATGGAAGGAGCGCCGGGTGTCGTCGTTCAAGATAACCCGTCGGCACAATTGTATCCGATGCCGCTGTTCGCTGAAGGGAAAGATGAAATTTTTGTAGGTCGCATCCGTAAAGATCCGAAACACCCGGCCGGCTTCCATATGTGGATCGTCTCGGATAACTTGCTGAAAGGTGCGGCGCTGAATTCGGTTCAAATCGCAGAGGAATTAATTAAATAA
- a CDS encoding dipicolinate synthase subunit B, which yields MLQGKRIGLGITASHCTYDQILPVISDLQDNGATVVPVITHSVLTAATRFGTGEEWIAKIEEATGEKVISTIVGAEPFGPSSPVDCMIIAPMTGNSISKFANAATDSPVLMAAKATLRNGSPVLLGISTNDALGLNGPNIMKLLNTKNVYFIPFGQDDPFKKPNSLISDFTLMVPAAAAALEHRQLQPLLIIHK from the coding sequence ATGCTACAAGGGAAAAGAATTGGCCTTGGTATTACGGCATCCCATTGTACGTACGACCAAATATTGCCCGTCATTAGCGATTTACAGGATAATGGGGCGACTGTAGTTCCTGTCATTACACATTCGGTATTGACTGCCGCGACACGATTCGGTACAGGCGAAGAATGGATTGCTAAAATAGAAGAAGCGACAGGTGAAAAAGTTATCTCGACAATCGTTGGAGCTGAGCCGTTCGGTCCAAGTTCACCAGTCGACTGCATGATCATTGCTCCGATGACCGGAAATTCCATTAGCAAATTTGCAAATGCCGCTACGGATTCGCCTGTATTGATGGCGGCAAAGGCCACTTTGCGAAATGGAAGTCCGGTTCTGCTCGGCATATCAACAAATGACGCATTAGGTCTAAATGGTCCTAACATCATGAAATTATTGAACACGAAAAATGTGTATTTCATCCCGTTCGGTCAAGACGATCCTTTTAAGAAACCGAACTCATTGATATCCGATTTTACATTGATGGTCCCTGCTGCGGCAGCAGCCCTCGAACACCGACAACTCCAGCCACTACTAATTATTCATAAATAA
- a CDS encoding YlmC/YmxH family sporulation protein encodes MLLSEMAQKELIQVEEGIRYGFLADTDLIFNRKTGAIIGFEVKKKFGRFPFRGREQETTEFIPWSEIVLIGEHRILFGKTHSLGEFDIDDN; translated from the coding sequence TTGCTGCTATCCGAAATGGCGCAAAAAGAGCTTATCCAAGTGGAAGAAGGAATCAGGTATGGATTTCTAGCAGATACAGATCTGATTTTCAATCGAAAAACAGGAGCAATCATAGGTTTCGAAGTAAAAAAGAAATTTGGTCGATTTCCATTCCGTGGCAGGGAACAAGAGACAACAGAATTCATACCGTGGAGTGAAATCGTTTTGATTGGCGAACATCGTATTCTATTTGGAAAAACGCATAGTCTGGGGGAATTTGATATTGACGACAATTGA
- a CDS encoding pitrilysin family protein, with translation MKLIQKQISQNGVRIIHEKMPYVRSLAIGLFVKAGSIDETETEWGLSHFIEHMLFKGTSTRSAKMIAEQFDRMGGDINAYTSKEMTCYYATVLDHHAEEALMIMADMFFNSRFDAMDIQKEKSVIYDEIASVEDTPDDDVDERLWSVMYPEHSIGRSIGGIKETISSFDKEMIENYMSRHYTAENIVISIAGNYDDKLIGYIENLFNSFVGNESKDTDEGTHPIFHSGRSTKYKDIEQAHICIGYPGLSLTDERLHDLILLDSIVGGTMSSRMFQKIREEKGLAYSVFSYYSSYMSTGSFVVYGGTGPEHLEEMVSTMNQIIDEVVADGVTEKELHNAKEQLKGSFLLGLESSESRMHRNGKNELILSEHKTIDEVVKLIENVQLENVNTIARETFAKERAISIIAPKKTVKKIRL, from the coding sequence ATGAAATTGATACAAAAGCAAATTAGCCAAAACGGTGTCAGAATCATTCATGAAAAGATGCCGTATGTCCGGTCTTTGGCAATCGGCCTATTTGTAAAGGCGGGTTCCATCGATGAGACGGAAACAGAATGGGGGCTTTCCCATTTCATTGAACATATGCTCTTCAAAGGGACATCAACGAGAAGCGCAAAAATGATCGCAGAGCAATTCGACCGGATGGGCGGGGATATTAACGCGTACACTTCCAAAGAGATGACTTGTTATTATGCGACCGTACTTGATCACCATGCAGAAGAGGCGCTGATGATAATGGCTGACATGTTCTTTAATTCCCGTTTTGACGCAATGGATATTCAAAAAGAGAAATCTGTCATTTACGATGAAATCGCTTCAGTGGAAGACACGCCTGACGATGATGTCGATGAACGTCTGTGGTCTGTCATGTATCCAGAACATTCGATTGGAAGATCTATCGGAGGAATTAAAGAAACGATCAGTTCGTTTGATAAGGAAATGATCGAGAATTATATGTCGAGGCATTATACTGCTGAAAATATCGTCATTTCGATTGCAGGAAATTACGATGATAAATTGATTGGTTACATTGAAAATCTGTTCAACTCGTTTGTTGGAAACGAATCGAAGGATACGGATGAAGGGACGCATCCTATTTTCCATAGCGGCCGGTCAACAAAATATAAAGATATCGAACAGGCACATATTTGCATCGGTTATCCAGGCCTTTCACTTACCGATGAAAGGCTCCACGACCTGATTCTGTTGGATAGCATCGTAGGCGGCACGATGTCTTCGCGAATGTTTCAGAAGATCCGGGAGGAGAAGGGTCTTGCGTATTCCGTTTTCTCGTACTATTCATCGTATATGTCTACTGGCTCATTCGTCGTATACGGAGGAACGGGACCAGAACATTTGGAAGAGATGGTGTCAACGATGAATCAGATCATCGATGAAGTCGTTGCAGACGGAGTGACAGAGAAGGAATTGCACAATGCAAAGGAGCAATTGAAAGGCAGCTTCCTGCTCGGTCTTGAAAGTTCGGAGTCCCGGATGCACCGGAACGGAAAGAATGAACTTATCCTTTCTGAACATAAGACGATTGATGAAGTCGTTAAATTGATTGAAAATGTGCAATTGGAAAATGTAAATACGATTGCACGTGAGACATTTGCCAAAGAACGCGCAATTTCCATTATCGCACCGAAAAAAACTGTGAAAAAGATCCGCTTGTAG
- the pnp gene encoding polyribonucleotide nucleotidyltransferase: MTEQKKVYTFDWAGRPLTIETGQLAKQANGAVLVRYGDTTVLSTATASKKPKALDFFPLTVNYEERLYAVGKIPGGFIKREGRPSEKAVLTSRLIDRPIRPLFADGFRNDVQVISLVMSVDQNCSSEMAAMLGSSLALSISDIPFEGPIAGVQVGRIDGEFIVNPTPEQLEVSELDLVVAGTKDAINMVEAGAKEVAEDIILEAIMFGHEQIIQLIEFQEKIIAEVGKEKMEITLFELDEELLAEVKDKCESDLISAIQTEEKHAREEAITAVKDEVMEQYTAEEADEETLKQVKSILDHLVKEEVRRLITDEKVRPDGRGLDEIRPLASEVGILQRTHGSGLFTRGQTQALSVCTLGALGEVQIIDGLGLEESKRFMHHYNFPNFSVGETGPIRGPGRREIGHGALGERALEAIIPDEKEFPYTIRLVAEVLESNGSSSQASICASTMAMMDAGIPIKAPVAGIAMGLVKKGENYSVLSDIQGMEDHLGDMDFKVAGTEKGITALQMDIKIEGLSRQILEESLAQAKIGRMHILDHMMATISAPREELSQFAPKIIMIRINPDKIRDVIGPGGKVINKIIEETNVKIDTEQDGTIYISSPNSDMNEKAKSMIENIVREAKAGEYYLGKVKRIEKFGAFLEIFPGKDGLLHISEIQEERTKAVEDVLKMGDELLVKVIEIDNQGRVNLSRKAVLKEEKEAAEKGKNE; encoded by the coding sequence ATGACAGAACAGAAAAAGGTTTATACATTTGATTGGGCTGGGAGACCGTTAACGATTGAAACGGGCCAGCTAGCGAAACAAGCGAACGGTGCTGTGCTCGTACGATACGGAGACACGACTGTACTATCTACAGCGACCGCTTCGAAAAAACCGAAAGCGCTTGATTTCTTCCCATTGACCGTCAATTATGAAGAAAGACTTTATGCCGTTGGGAAAATCCCAGGCGGATTCATCAAGCGTGAAGGTCGTCCGTCAGAGAAGGCCGTTTTGACGAGCCGTCTCATTGACCGTCCGATTCGTCCTTTGTTCGCGGACGGATTCCGTAATGACGTGCAAGTCATTTCGCTTGTCATGTCCGTAGATCAGAACTGCTCTTCCGAAATGGCTGCCATGCTCGGTTCGTCACTTGCATTGTCCATTTCTGATATTCCGTTTGAGGGCCCAATCGCAGGAGTCCAAGTCGGACGCATCGATGGGGAGTTCATCGTCAACCCGACACCTGAACAATTGGAAGTGAGCGAGCTGGACCTCGTTGTTGCGGGGACAAAGGATGCCATCAATATGGTCGAAGCAGGGGCGAAAGAAGTTGCGGAGGATATCATTCTCGAAGCAATCATGTTCGGTCATGAGCAGATCATCCAGTTGATTGAATTCCAAGAGAAAATTATTGCTGAAGTCGGCAAGGAAAAAATGGAGATTACATTATTCGAGCTAGACGAAGAATTGTTAGCTGAAGTGAAGGATAAATGTGAATCCGATTTAATCAGCGCAATTCAGACTGAAGAGAAGCACGCGCGCGAAGAAGCGATCACTGCCGTTAAAGATGAAGTGATGGAACAATACACAGCTGAAGAAGCGGATGAGGAAACACTCAAGCAAGTGAAGAGCATTTTGGATCACCTTGTGAAAGAGGAAGTCCGTCGTCTTATCACAGATGAGAAGGTCCGTCCTGATGGCCGTGGATTGGATGAAATCCGTCCGTTAGCATCGGAAGTAGGCATTTTACAACGAACTCATGGTTCCGGCTTGTTCACACGTGGACAAACTCAAGCACTTAGCGTATGTACACTTGGAGCCCTTGGTGAAGTACAGATCATTGACGGCCTTGGACTTGAAGAGTCGAAGCGGTTCATGCATCACTATAACTTCCCGAACTTCAGCGTTGGTGAAACGGGTCCTATCCGTGGACCTGGTCGTCGTGAAATTGGTCACGGTGCCCTTGGAGAGCGTGCGCTTGAAGCAATCATTCCAGATGAGAAAGAGTTTCCATACACGATCCGTCTCGTAGCGGAAGTATTGGAGTCAAATGGTTCATCCTCTCAGGCATCGATTTGTGCGTCTACTATGGCGATGATGGATGCAGGAATTCCGATTAAGGCTCCGGTAGCAGGAATTGCTATGGGGCTTGTGAAAAAAGGGGAAAATTATTCCGTTCTCTCCGATATCCAAGGGATGGAAGACCATCTTGGCGATATGGACTTTAAAGTTGCGGGGACAGAAAAAGGAATCACAGCTCTACAAATGGATATTAAAATTGAAGGATTATCCCGTCAAATTTTAGAAGAATCTTTAGCGCAAGCGAAAATTGGACGAATGCACATCCTTGACCATATGATGGCGACGATTTCCGCGCCTCGTGAAGAACTTTCACAATTTGCTCCGAAGATCATCATGATCCGTATCAATCCTGACAAGATCCGTGATGTCATCGGACCTGGCGGAAAAGTGATCAACAAGATCATCGAAGAAACGAATGTGAAAATCGATACGGAACAAGATGGAACGATCTACATCTCTTCCCCTAATTCGGATATGAATGAAAAAGCGAAATCGATGATTGAAAACATCGTCCGCGAAGCGAAAGCCGGAGAATATTATTTAGGTAAAGTGAAACGGATTGAGAAATTCGGTGCATTCCTAGAAATTTTCCCTGGCAAAGACGGTCTTCTTCATATTTCCGAAATTCAGGAAGAGCGTACGAAAGCTGTTGAAGACGTATTGAAAATGGGCGATGAACTTCTCGTTAAAGTCATCGAAATCGACAATCAAGGTCGTGTGAACCTTTCCCGCAAAGCCGTTTTAAAAGAAGAGAAAGAAGCGGCGGAAAAAGGGAAAAACGAATAA
- the rpsO gene encoding 30S ribosomal protein S15, giving the protein MAITQERKHELINEFKTHENDTGSAEVQIAILTEEINNLNNHLRTHKKDHHSRRGLYKMVGTRRRLLKYLRETKVQSYRDLIAKLGLRR; this is encoded by the coding sequence ATGGCTATTACACAAGAGCGTAAACATGAATTGATCAACGAATTCAAAACTCATGAAAACGATACTGGATCTGCTGAAGTACAGATCGCTATCCTTACTGAAGAGATCAACAACTTGAACAACCATTTACGTACGCACAAGAAGGATCACCATTCACGTCGTGGTCTTTATAAAATGGTCGGTACACGCCGTAGATTGCTTAAATATCTACGCGAAACTAAAGTTCAAAGCTACCGTGATCTTATTGCCAAACTCGGCCTTCGCCGTTAA
- a CDS encoding bifunctional riboflavin kinase/FAD synthetase: MEIYHLQYPSHTAIDDNGPFSLAIGFFDGLHKGHQTVINEAKAKAKELGIRSAVMTFNPHPSHLFGNGADKVGYITKYPEKSRLLEQMGIDVLFIVTFDWNLASLSPEQFIEIFIKQLGVKHVTAGFDFTFGSKGAGTMEQMAALSEGEYGTTIIEKVTDSEDKISSTRIRKLLSEGDVEKTASLLGRPFRSVGTVIDGEKRGRQLGFPTANVSVDEEAILPANGVYAVMFSIAGQSYKGVCNVGVKPTFHDPHIRKPSVEVHVLDFTSDLYGKEVAVDWIARIRAEQKFNSVDELIDQISKDKETARQLLNK, translated from the coding sequence ATGGAAATTTACCATTTGCAATATCCATCTCATACAGCTATCGATGACAATGGCCCTTTTTCATTAGCGATCGGTTTTTTCGACGGGCTTCATAAAGGACATCAGACAGTTATCAACGAGGCGAAGGCCAAAGCGAAAGAATTGGGAATCCGCTCCGCTGTCATGACGTTTAATCCGCATCCATCGCATCTGTTTGGTAATGGTGCGGATAAAGTCGGATACATAACTAAATATCCGGAAAAATCCCGCCTATTGGAACAGATGGGGATCGATGTCCTATTTATCGTTACTTTCGACTGGAACCTCGCCTCCCTTTCGCCTGAACAATTCATTGAGATTTTCATTAAGCAATTGGGAGTCAAGCATGTGACCGCTGGATTCGACTTCACATTCGGCTCAAAAGGGGCAGGAACAATGGAACAAATGGCGGCCCTGTCAGAAGGTGAATATGGAACGACGATCATCGAAAAAGTAACAGATTCCGAGGATAAGATTTCATCAACCCGGATACGGAAGCTTTTATCTGAAGGAGACGTAGAGAAAACCGCTTCGTTGCTAGGCAGGCCATTCAGGTCGGTTGGCACTGTCATAGACGGCGAGAAGAGAGGCAGGCAGCTCGGCTTCCCGACCGCAAACGTATCAGTTGATGAAGAGGCGATCCTACCTGCAAACGGTGTTTACGCAGTCATGTTTTCCATCGCTGGTCAATCGTATAAAGGAGTGTGCAATGTCGGAGTAAAGCCGACTTTCCACGATCCGCATATTCGAAAGCCGAGTGTGGAAGTCCATGTGCTCGATTTCACTTCCGACCTGTACGGAAAAGAAGTGGCTGTCGACTGGATTGCTCGAATTCGTGCTGAACAAAAATTCAATTCTGTTGACGAATTGATTGATCAAATCAGTAAGGACAAGGAGACGGCACGGCAATTGTTAAATAAGTGA
- the truB gene encoding tRNA pseudouridine(55) synthase TruB produces MDGILPLWKQKGMTSHDCVFKLRKILGMKKVGHTGTLDPNVEGVLPICLGQATKVAEYVTDAGKEYIATVSIGSSTETEDADGAIVMSDDTYKKISREEILHALKQLTGKIVQIPPMYSAVKVNGKRLYEYARKGIEVERPERIVHIYEIELLDDRELFEGEEIRFMIRIACGKGTYIRTLSVQIGEQLGFPAHMATLVRTASGNFRQHDCLTLAEVEEQKGNQTLHQFIRPLEDALADFAFVETDEDLYGKIMNGQVLQRHPLLVEREKIVFARSGNAIAIYCNHPTKEGLMKPEKMFPFNQ; encoded by the coding sequence ATGGATGGAATTCTTCCATTATGGAAACAAAAAGGGATGACTTCGCATGATTGCGTATTCAAGCTTAGGAAAATCTTGGGCATGAAAAAAGTGGGACATACAGGAACGCTTGATCCGAACGTGGAAGGAGTACTGCCAATCTGCCTCGGACAAGCGACAAAGGTTGCGGAATATGTGACCGATGCAGGCAAGGAATATATTGCAACCGTGTCGATTGGCTCCTCAACTGAAACGGAGGATGCAGACGGCGCAATCGTGATGTCCGATGACACGTATAAAAAAATCAGCCGCGAAGAAATCTTACATGCGTTGAAACAGCTCACCGGTAAGATTGTCCAAATCCCACCGATGTATTCGGCAGTGAAAGTGAATGGCAAAAGACTCTATGAATACGCAAGAAAAGGAATTGAAGTGGAAAGGCCCGAACGAATTGTACATATATATGAAATCGAATTGCTCGATGATAGGGAGTTGTTCGAAGGGGAAGAAATACGATTCATGATTCGGATTGCATGTGGAAAAGGCACGTATATCCGAACGTTATCCGTGCAAATCGGTGAACAACTTGGATTTCCTGCGCATATGGCGACATTGGTCCGTACGGCTTCCGGAAACTTCCGTCAACATGATTGTCTGACGCTTGCGGAAGTGGAGGAGCAGAAAGGAAACCAAACCCTTCATCAATTTATCCGACCGCTGGAAGACGCGCTTGCCGACTTTGCATTCGTTGAAACCGACGAGGATTTGTATGGTAAAATAATGAACGGACAAGTGCTACAACGACATCCTTTACTAGTAGAAAGGGAGAAAATCGTTTTTGCAAGATCGGGAAACGCGATTGCAATCTATTGCAATCATCCGACAAAAGAAGGATTGATGAAACCTGAAAAGATGTTTCCATTCAATCAGTAG
- the rbfA gene encoding 30S ribosome-binding factor RbfA — translation MSMRANRVAEQMKKELGGIIGQKLKDPRIGFVTVTDVEVTGDLQQATIFISVLGNESEKEATLAGLTKAKGFIRTEIGQRIRLRKTPEIEFAFDDSVEYGNRIESLLRQVNSEEE, via the coding sequence ATGTCTATGCGTGCGAATCGTGTTGCTGAACAGATGAAGAAGGAATTAGGCGGAATCATCGGCCAAAAATTAAAGGATCCTCGAATCGGCTTCGTTACAGTGACGGACGTCGAAGTGACGGGCGATCTTCAACAGGCAACCATTTTCATTTCAGTATTAGGAAATGAGTCGGAAAAAGAAGCTACTCTTGCCGGCCTGACAAAGGCGAAAGGGTTTATCCGCACGGAAATCGGACAGCGGATCAGACTCAGGAAGACACCTGAAATTGAGTTTGCTTTTGATGACTCTGTCGAATACGGAAATCGTATTGAATCGCTGCTTCGTCAAGTGAACAGTGAAGAGGAATGA
- a CDS encoding DUF503 domain-containing protein, with protein sequence MIVYAECTFFIPDVHSLKGKRSVLKRMMDRVKNEFNVSIAEIDHQDLWQRTTIALVSVASSKDAAEGETRRAIRFLESNPDWEMTEMILDYY encoded by the coding sequence ATGATCGTCTATGCGGAATGTACATTCTTCATACCTGACGTCCATTCATTGAAAGGTAAACGGTCTGTCCTGAAAAGAATGATGGATCGTGTGAAAAATGAATTCAATGTTTCCATCGCTGAAATCGATCACCAAGATTTGTGGCAAAGAACTACAATCGCTCTCGTTTCGGTCGCCTCGTCAAAAGATGCGGCCGAAGGGGAGACGAGAAGAGCCATTCGTTTTTTGGAATCGAATCCTGATTGGGAAATGACAGAAATGATACTTGACTACTATTGA